ATCCAGCGACACGTGCATCACGGACTCGGTGCGCGGCGGCAGCTCGGGCGCGACATCCCGCTTGAGACGCCGCAGGACGAAGGGCCGGATGCGCTTGCGCAGCCGCTCCGCCGCCTCGGCGTTGCCCTCGGTGATGGGCCGGGCCGTCCGATCCTCGAACTGCCGCCGTCCCCCGAGCAGGCCGGGGTTGGTGAAGTGCATCAGGCTCCAGAGCTCCTCCAACCGGTTCTCGAGCGGCGTGCCGCTCAAGGCCAGCCGGAAGTTCGCCTTGAGGCCGAACGCCGAGCGCGAGACCTGGCTCTCCGGGTTCTTGATGGCCTGGGCCTCGTCCAGCACGACCGCCTCCCAGGTGCGGCCCCCGAGCACGGCCGCGTCCAGCCGCAGGATGGAGTACGTGGTGAGCGTCACATCGGCGGCCTCGTCCAGGGCACGGCCGGGCCCGTGGTACACGCACACCTTGAGCGACGGGCGGAAGCGCTTGAGCTCCGCGGCCCAGTTGGGAAGCACGCTGGTGGGGCAGACGACGAGCGAACGAGGACCCAGCACGCAGATGGTCTGGAGCGTCTTTCCGAGGCCCATGTCGTCGGCGAGGATTCCGCCGAGCCCCGCGCCGCGGAGGAAGCCGAGCCAGCTCACGCCCTGCTGCTGGTAGTGGCGCAGCGTCGCGGAGAGATCCGGCGGGAGGACCGGGGGCGGGAGCTTCTCGAAGCCCTCGACCATGGGCGCCAGCCGGTCGAGTCCCGGCGGAGGCGGCTGTTCGAGCGACTCGCACAGGGCCCCCAGCTCCGGCAGGGCGTGGTTGGAGACCTTGCCATCCGCCTGCCGCGCGGCCAGGAGGTCCGCGACGCGCTGGCCATGCTTGTCCAGCCAGGCCCGGGGAAGAGGCGCCCAGCCACCTCCATCGAGGGGAACGAGCCCCAGCCCCTCGGTCCACGCGCGGATGACGGCCGCCGCGTCCACGGACTGCGTCTCGCCCTTGCCGCCCTCCACCTGGAACTCGAGCGTGAAGCGCACCTCGGGCATGCCCGGCCCGGAGGTGGACTCCACCTGGAGCGAGGGCCGGAGCTTGACGTCCGGGCTCACGACACCCGCCGAGTCTCCGGCGAGGTCCCCGCGCCAGCGCCGCAGCTTGTCCGCCCAGCGCACCATCTCCTGGCCCTGGACCGTCACCCGCCGGCCGGGCACCAGGTTCAGCTCGTCCCGGAGCTGGTGGATGAGCCGCTGTTCGGCCGCTTCGTCCCGCAGGGGGACGGCCCCGCGCAGGTAGACCATCCGGCCGTTGTCGACACGCACCGACGGCGGCGCCCCGTAGACGAGGGTGGGCAGGATGGACAGCCCCGACTCCAGCTGGTTGAGCTCCAGCAGGATGCGCGGCTTCATCTCGCGGTCGATGGGCGGCAGGCGCCGGCTGCGGACCTCCACGGGCATGCGGCGGCCCAGGTCCGGCAGCACCTTCGAGGAGATCTCCCCCATCTGCTCGGGGGCGAAGGTGCGGACGATCGGGAGGTTCTGCAGCCACGGCCCGGTCATCGACGTCTCCCCCAGGCGCGCCAGCGCATCACCGCACAGCGCGACTCCCGGGCTCACGACCTCGGTGACACGGGGGTCTCGCGTCACCGTCACCACCAGCTGCGCGCCACGGTCCTCGGCGACGGCCCTCGGGAAGACGACCTCCTCCGACACGGCGACGGGCCGCCCGTCGAGCAGCACGTTCCTCGCCTGCTGGAGCACCTGAAGCAGCGCGTCGAGCCGCTCGGGAGGGAGCGCCCCACGTGTACGGCGCTCCAGGAGCCGATCCGCGAGCAGGTCCGACTGCTCGACCTGCAGCTTCGCGGCCTGGGCCGGCCTGGCGAGCAGGGCGGCGAGGCTGTCCTCGAGGGGCTCCTCGGTTCCATCGGCGTGCGCGAGCGCGCGGTGGAGCTCCAGCCCCCCCGACGCGCGCGAGAACCGGTACACCACGCGCGACCACTTGTTCGCGGTGGCCTCCATGGGAGTGTCCTGCTTCTCCGCCTGCTGGATGGAGATGGCCGCCGCCACCACGTGCTCACACGGGTCCACCCGGCCGGGGCAGTCGCACTCCCAGGCCTCGTCGTTCGGGTACAGGATGACCGTGAGGGCGACCGGGCGCCCCGCCGCCTTCACCCGCAGCTCGATTTCACTCGCGGTCTGGGCCTGGAGCGAGACGGCGCCGGCGCGGGCGAGGTTCACCCCGTTGGACCAGATTCCGGGGCGGGCTTCCTTTCGAACGGCTTCGAGCAGCTGAGCGGTCGCGGACATGGGAGATGCGATTCCCTATGCTCCGTGGGGGGCACCGCGCAACGACGATGTGCCCACCGGGGCGCATAAAGGACAGGAGGCAGCACCCTCCCCCACCCCGGAAACGAGCGCGAGGTGACCTCGACCTGCTCGATGAACGCCCAGTTTGGGACACTGTCCTCGCGTGTACACTGCGCCCATCCCCGCCTCCGAGGGAACTGGGTATGCTTCGGGGATTTTCCGGATGGGCAATCGTACCTGGGAGCTAGACCTTCGGACACATGACCGCTCTCGAGAAGAACAACGTGAAGGTCTTCGGAAATGGCGGGAAGGCGTTGATCTTCGCCCACGGTTACGGCTGCGATCAGCGGGTGTGGCGCTTCATGACGCCCGCCTTCCAGGACGAGTACAAGATCGTCCTCTTCGACCATGTCGGCTCCGGGGGCTCGGCTCTCTCCGCGTACAGCCGCATCCGCTACAGTTCCCTCAAAGGCTACGCCGACGATGTGCTGGAGCTCTGTCACGAGCTGGCGTTGACGGATGTCCTCTTCGTGGGGCACTCGGTGAGCGCCATGATCGGCGTGCTGGCCGCGATCAAGGAGCCTGCCCGGTTCGACAAGCTGGTCCTGATCGGACCGTCGCCCCGGTACATCAACGACATCAACTACATCGGTGGCTTCTCCCAGGGAGACATCGAGGGCCTCCTCGATTCCCTCGATAGCAACTATCTCGGCTGGTCGAGCACGATGGCGCGCGTGATCATGGGCAACCCGGCGCGCCCGGAGCTGAGCGAGGATCTCGCCAACAGCTTCTGCCGCATGAAACCCGACATCGCGAAGCATTTCGCGCGAGTCACCTTCCTCTCCGACAACCGGGCCGACCTGCCGAAGCTGAAGACCCAGTCGCTGATCCTCCAATGCTCCGAGGACGTGATCGCCCCGGAGGTGGTGGGCCGATACCTGCACCAGAACCTGGCCAACAGCCGGCTGCGGGTGCTGGAGGCCACCGGGCACTGCCCTCACCTGAGCGCGCCCGAAGAGACCGTCGCCGCCATACGGACCTTCCTGTGAGAGGCTGATGGAGGAGAGCGCCGAAGAGCTGTATGACACCGCGCCCTGTGGTCACGTCTCCACGCGTCCAGATGGTACCCTCGTCAAGCTCAACCAGACGTTCCTGACCTGGACGGGCTACCCGCGCGAAGAGCTGCTCTCCGGCAGACGCTTCCAGGAGCTGCTGACCGTCGGCTGCCAGATCTTCTACGAGACGTATTACGTCCCCCTGTTGCGGATGCAGGGCTTCGCCAATGAGATCAACCTCGAGCTGAAGCACAAGGACGGCCATTCCCTGTCGTTCCTGCTCAATGCCATCCAGAAGAAGGACGCGAACGGCAGACCCCTCTCGAACCAGATCGCCCTCTTCCATCTCGTCGACCGCAAGAAGTACGAGCGGGAGCTGCTGCTGGCCCGGAAGAAGGCCGAGGAGGCCATCAAGATCAAGACGGATTTCGTGTCCATGATCAGCCATGAGATCCGCACGCCCTTGAACGCCATCATCGGGATTTCCAACCTGCTACGGGACACCCACCTCTCGCCCCAGCAAGAGGAATATGCCCGCATCCTGAGCTTCTCGTCCGGGAGCTTGCTGAACCTGATCAACAACATCCTGGACTTCAACAAGATGGACGCGGGCAAGGTGACGCTGGAGGAGCGAAGCTTCGATGTCCGCCAGTTGATCTACGACACCGTCTATGGCCTCGGCCTCCAGGCCGAGGAGAAGAACCTGGCCCTCCGGTTGGAGCTCGACGAGCGGGTGCCGGCCTACGTCGTCGGGGATCCGCTCAAGCTCGGGCAAATCCTCACCAACCTGCTGAGCAATGCCATCAAGTTCACCGAGAAGGGAGCCATCACGGTGGAGCTGCGGCTCGGCGAGCTGTTCTCCGACTCCGCCGCCCTCGAGTTCCGGGTCACCGACACGGGCATCGGAATCGCAAGGGATCGCCTGCCCCGCATCTTCGAGGAATTCACCCAGGCCAGCTACGACATCAACCTGAAGTACGGGGGCACCGGCCTGGGGCTCACCATCAGCCAGAAGTTGTTGGAGCTGTATGGCACCCGGATGGACGTGGAGAGTGAACCGGGAAGGGGCTCCTGCTTCTCCTTCCGCCTGCGCCTGGGGATCGGCCAGGAAGCAAGGGAATCGGAGCGCACGGCGGAGACCGTCCCGAACGAGCAGTCCCTCCAGGGCCGCAGGGTCCTGGTGGCCGAGGACAATGAAGTCAATGTGTTCGTCCTCACGCGGTTCCTCCGCAAATGGAACATCGACTTCGACGTGGTGGGAAACGGCCGGCGCGCCCTGGAGAGGATCACCGAGCGCGATTACGACCTGGTGCTGATGGACTTGCAGATGCCCGAGCTGGACGGCTTCGAGGCCACCCGGCTCATCCGGAATCTTCCCTCCGAGAGGCTCAACCGGCTGCCCATCATCGCGCTCTCGGCTTCCGCCAGGATCAGCCTGGGAGACCGGCTCGTGTCCGCTGGCTTCACCGACTTCATCGGGAAGCCCTTCAGGCCGGAGGAGCTCTTCACGAAGATCACCCTCTACGGCTTCCAGCCCTCACCAGCCACCGCGGCGAACCGCTCCGAGGAGGAGAGGGACCAGCGACAAGGGGTGGACCCGGCGCGTTCCCCGCCGGGTTTCAGCCTCGAGAAGTTCAGGCGGTTGACCGCGGATGACCGTCAGGCCCTGGTGGAGCTGAGCGCCATCACCATCAAGAGCTACGAAGCCTACAAGCACGAGTTCCAGGAGGCGCTCGAGACGGGCAACCTGGAGAAGTTCGACTTCCATGCCCATAAAATCAAGGTGACGCTGGAGCTGATGCAGGCCCACGCGTTGAAGGCGGCCCTGCAACAAGGCAAGAAGCTGCTCGCGGAGAAGGAGCGCGCGCCGGACCGCATCCATGCCGTTCTTCACACCATCCAGTGTGAGCTGGATGCGATGATCCGGGCGTTGGAGGAAGTGCGGAAGGAATAGGGACATGTCTGGACCGCTGGAGCAGTTGCTGGAAGAGGAGGAGGCGCTGCAGTTCGACCACCTGAGCCACGAGGACGCGCTCGCCCTCGGACTGCGGCTGCTCGAGCGCGCGCGGCGCGATCGCCTTCCCGTCGTGGTGGACGTGACGCTCGCCGGGCGCTGCGTGCTGCAGTGCGCGCTCCCCGGCAGCCGCCCCGACAACCACGACTGGGTGCGGCGCAAGCGCAACACGGTGAACCGTTTCTGGCACAGCTCGTATTACATGGGCCGTTACTACGCCAGCAAGGGAACGAGCCTGGCCGACAAACCCTATCTGGACCCCGCTGAATACGCGGACCACGGGGGCGGCTTCCCCCTGCTGCTGAGGGGGACGGGCTGCATCGGCAGCATCACCGTGTCGGGGCTGCCACAGGAAGAGGACCACGCCCTGGTGGTGGGCGTGCTCCGCGAGTGGTTGGCGGGCCAGACCCGCCGCGACACATAACGTCTGCCTCAGAGCACCCGGCTCGCGACGGCGTCGAAGAGGAAGTTGGGCACCAGCTTCGTCAGACCGACGGCACGGTCCATGGGCCAGGGAAAGCCATACTCGGCGGCTCCGCGTGAGATGGCCCGTCCCATCAACTCCACGGCCGGCTCCGACTCCAGGAGGAAGGGCATGACGTGCCGGATGCCCGCCGTCATCTCGGTCTTCACGAAGCCGGGCTTGATGCAGGTGACGCGCACCCGGGTGCCCTGGAGGTCCACCCGCAGGCTCTCCAGGAAGGTATTCAGGAAGGCCTTGGACGCCGAGTAGGCCGCGTTCTGGGGCAGGCCCCGGCAGCTCGCCAGGCTGGAGACACCCACCAGGTGCCCGCGGTTGCGCTCCACCATCCGCGGCAGCACCGCGGACAGCGTGGCCACGGCACCGGTGACGTTCACGTCGATGATCCGCTTCGCGTGCTCCCACGGGAAGTGCCGGGCGTCGGTCTGTCCACCCACTCCCGCGTTGGCCACCACCAGATCCAACCCACCGCAGGCGTCGTCCAGCGCGCGGATGCGCTCGAGCGTAGGCTCCGCCTGGGAGACATCCAGCGCCACGGGCTCGATGTCGGCACCGGTCACGCGGGCTTCCCGGGCCAGTGCCTCCAGGTTGTCGTGGCGCCGCGCGGCGGCGTACACCTTCACGCCGCGCTTGCCGAACCACAGCGCCAGACCCCGACCCAGGCCGCTGGAAGCCCCCGTCACCAGCGCCGTCCGATAAGGCATCTCCGTCATGAGCACCCTCCCCTGGCGCCGAGGCTTAGCGCAGGGGTCCCGGGGTCACCAGGGGATGCGTCTGGCGGAGTGCTCCACACCGCCAGAAGGCGCCGGGGGTGAACAGAGCCCCGGCGCCCACCCACTTCCTACCGCCCCATGGAGGAGGCGGAGAGGGGGTTCAGACACGTCAGCGCGCTCGCCCCCAGGGAAGCAACGCCAGACGCCTCGCACTGGCAGAGGTCCGCGTTGCACTGCTGATCCGGCCCGCAGCCGCCACAGTCCGGCTTGCAGACACAGGCGCACGCGTTGGGGTCCGCCTGGTACGTCGGCCCGCACTCGAGCGCCGCCGTATCGCAGACACAGGCGCATGCCGCCGGGTCGAACCGCATGCCCGGCTGGCAGGTGGCGCTCTGCACGCACTGACAGGCGCACGTGTTGGGGTTGCACTCCTCGAAACGGCCGCAGAGCCCGTTGCAGTCCGTGGGGCAGGTGAAGGCACACACGGCCGGGTCGGTGTTGCACACCTTGCCGGGCGAGCCACCCCCCCCGCAGTCGGACGGGCACGCGCACTGGCCCGTCGACAGATCGCAGGCCAGAGTGCCCCGGCAGAAGTCCGGCTCGCGCGGATCGTAATAGGCCATATCCGTCGAGCACGGTGGCGGAGTGCCATCCTTGTTCGGCGTGCGGTCGGTCCAGTAGCGGTAGGAGATGGCGGCCTTCGTCACGCCCGCCACGGAGGGACGGCACGCGCCGTAGAAGGCCAGCGCCTGGCTGACACCGTCCACGTCGAAGCCGTTCACGCGGCTGCGCGGCAGGTCACTCGCGTTGCACTGCGAGGGATCCAACACCGACTCCACCGCCACCCGCATCGAGGCGCCGATGGGCGGCTTGAGCGTGCGGTAGCCCGAGGCGGCGATCGTGCTGTCCATGATGGTGTTGATGGTGTTCTGGATGGACGTGGCGCTGCGGATGCTGCCCGTGATGCCGCCCGTGGCCTGGATGACCTCCACGTGCCGCTGGTCGTGGACGGGCTCGCCCGGATAGCACTCGCCACCGGCCGCATCGCAGATGATGCCGTGCATGGGGATGAGCTGTCCGGTGGGGTTGGCGCCCTTGAAGTAGTCGATGTACGTGCTCACGGGCGTGCTGTCGTTCGTGTCACGCACGTCGGTGAGGATGATGACCACCAGCCTGGCGCCCGGACGGTACTTCTTGTCCGTGGGGGTGCTGGCGTTGGTCATGTACTCCACCGCGCCGCGCGTGCTGTGCAGGGACATCTCGTCGGCGGAGCCGCTGACGCCGACCCAGCACCCCTGGGTGGTGTCAGGGCACGGGGCGTCCTTCTGCAACCACGCCTTGAACTGATTGATGTCGCGGGTGAAGCCGCGGAACACCCCGGCGTTGGGGATTCCATAGCCCGTCTGCGTGTAGGACGTGGTCACCATGCCGATGCGCCAGTCGAGCTGCGAGTTGGCCAGCCGGTTGGCCACGGCCGTGGCGGCGTTGCCCAGTGCGCTCTGGGACGTCTCCATGGAGCCGCTGTCGTCCACCACGAAGAGGAAGTCGGTCATGCCGTTGCCCGGGGTGAAGACCTCGCACTGGAGCGCGTCCGTGTCTCCGAACTGGGCCAGTGCCGACCCGCCCGCGGTGTCGCCCATGACGAAGAGCCCCGGCTCCACGAAGCGGTTGGCGGGGGTGATGGCCAGCACCACCACGACGCTCTGGTTGGAACGGTGGACGTACTGTGCCTGGATCTTGTACGGCCCGCTCACGCCCGCTCCACCCGACAACACTCCAGCCCCCGAGCCGACGAGCGTGTTGGCCACGGCGTTGGCGTAGTCGCGCAGGTTGGTGGTCGCGGGCTGGTCATAGCGGGCCAGCACCGCCGCGTGGTTGTCCCAGGTGGTGAAGGTCTGGGTGGTGACGGTGGTCGACGCCACCGCCGGGCTGAACTGGCCGCGCACGTACGCCTCGTCACCCATCGGCGTGGTCGAGGAGCCCGCCTGCCCGCGCCTGTAGGCGATGAAGGCCACCTTGTGGGTGTCGTCGTAGCCGATGAAGCCGCGGCCGTTGCCACCCACGAGGAGCTGCCGCACCTCCTGGAAGGAGGGCCGGAGCGCCACGCGGATGTCACCGCCGTTGTCGTCCTTGAAGGTCACCTGCCGCAGGTTCTGGGGAGCGCAGGCCTGACCGGGCAGCGTGTTCGAGGCGCCGTCGCTGCCGTCACGCGGATCCAGCTCGCCCGGGTCCTTGCGACCATTCTGGTTGGTGTCCTCGGCACCATCCGGAATGCCATCCGCATCGCTGTCGGCATTCGCGGCGTCGGTGGTGGTGGAGGGGTCCGCGTCACCGGAGTAGCCGCAGGTGGAGTCGGGCGCCGCCGCCGTGGCGATGCCACGCTCCACGCCATCGAGGATGCCGTCCAGGTCCGTATCCGGGCGGATCGGGTCCGTCTCTCCGGCCGCGTCACGCGTGCCATTGGCGTTCAGGTCCTCGCCGCGGAAGGAACCCTGGTCCGGGCCATCCAGGAGGCCATCACAGTCGGAGTCCTTCTCGCGCGGATCCGTCTCGTTGGGGCCCACGTGGCCGTCGTGGTTGCGATCCTCGAGACCATCCTTCAGCCCATCGCCATCCGTGTCCGGGTTCAGCTTGTTCGTCCCGGTGGCGTCCTCGATGGAATCCGGCAGGCCGTCACGGTCCGCATCGGGGGCCCTGTTCGGGCCGCAATCGCTGGCGTCGTTCGGGTTGGTCTCGCCCAGGTCGACCACGCCGTCGCGGTCGGCGTCTTCCGAGCCATCCGCGCAGGTGTCACCGTCCGTGTCCCGAGCGAGCGGGTTGGTATGGGTGACCTTGAGCTCGAGGCCGTCGAAGAGGCCATCGCCATCCGTGTCGAAAGCCTGTGGATCGGTCTCACCCGGGTCCACCCGGCCATTGCGGTTGCTGTCCTCCTGCCCGTCCTTCAGCCCATCGCCATCCGTGTCAGCCACCACCGGATGCGTGCGGGTGGAGGGGTCCGTGTCCACCGGCACCGAGGCACAGCGCGGGTCGACCCCCGCCGTGATGCCCACCTCGACACCGTCCGGGACACCGTCCTGATCCGTGTCGTCCGAGACCGGGTGCGTCTTCAGCCCGCCCAGGTAGATGACGGAGTATTCCTGCCCGTTCGACAGGCCATCGCAGTCCAGGTCCCGCTCCGGGGCGCGCGGATCATCCGGATGCCCCGCGTCCTGTGCCGGGGAGCCCGCGTCCGTCGTCGTACCCGCGTCCGTCGTCGTACCCGCGTCCGTCGTCGTACCCGCGTCCGTCGTCGTGCCCGCATCCGTCGCCGTGCCCGCATCCGTCGCCGTGCCCGCGTCCGTCGTCGTGCCCGAATCCGGAGTCGAGCTGCCCGCGTCCGTCGTCGTGCCCGCATCCGTCGCCGTGCCCGCATCCGGAGTCGAGCTGCCCGCGTCCGTCATCGTGCCCGCATCCGGAGTCGAGCTGCCCGCGTCCGTCGTCGTGCCCGCATCCGTCGCCGTGCCCGCATCCGGAGTCGAGCTGCCCGCGTCCGTCATCGTGCCCGAATCCGGAGTCGAGCTGCCCGCGTCCGTCGTCGTGCCCGCATCCGTCGCCGTGCCCGCATCCGGAGTCGAGCTGCCCGCGTCCGTCGTCGTGCCCGCGTCGGGCGGCACCTGGGCTCCACCATCCTGCTGGGAGCCCCCACCAGCATCTGGCACCTCGCCGTAATCGTTGGGATCGTTCGGGTCCGTCTCGCCCGGATCCACCCGACCGTTGTGGTTGATGTCCTCCTGCCCATCCTTCAGCCCATCACCATCCGTGTCCGCCACCGCCGGGTGGGTCTGGGTGGAGGGGTCCGCATCCGGCAACGCCTCGAAGGCACAGCGGGGGTCGACGCTCCCCGCGCGTCCCATCTCGATACCGTCTGGAATGCCATCCTGATCCGTGTCTTGCGAGGCCGGGTGCGTCTTCAGCCCGCCCACGAGGACGAAGGAGTATTCCTCCTCGTCCGACAAGCCATCGCAGTCCAGGTCAAAGGTCCCTGGGATTCCCGAATCGGGCCCCGGCTGGGAACCGCCATCGGGTTGAGTGCCACCACTGCCCGGGGGGTCTCCAGGACCACACCCGGAAGTCACGAGCGCGCTTCCCAGAAGGAAAGTCGCGAGAAGACGAAGAGAAGAAGTCATAGGTCCGTGCTCTCGGGGGGACGGGCCCCCCGGCGACGCGGAAGATTACACGCTCCTTCTGACTCCTCGGCCAGGAAGACGGAAGCCCGCGCCCTCAACGGCCCTGGGTGCAGGTCCGCAGCTCGGAGATGAGCGTCTCGTAGCGCAGGGGCTTGCCCAGCACCCGGTACGCGCCCAATGAAAGCGCTGCCACGGAGGCCAGGGAGCTCACGAGCCCCGTCACCACGAGCACCGGCACGCCCGGCCGGGACTCGCGGGCGGTGCGAACCACGTCCAGCCCATTGCCTCCGGGCAGCTCCACGTCGGTGATGATCGCATCGAAGGCCTCGTTGCGCAGACGCTCGACGGCCTCCTTGGTCCCGCACAGGCCCACCGCGGAGTAGCCATCCATCAACAGCAGGTCACACAGCGCTCCCGC
This is a stretch of genomic DNA from Archangium violaceum. It encodes these proteins:
- a CDS encoding response regulator, with the translated sequence MKRILVVDGEPVAAGALCDLLLMDGYSAVGLCGTKEAVERLRNEAFDAIITDVELPGGNGLDVVRTARESRPGVPVLVVTGLVSSLASVAALSLGAYRVLGKPLRYETLISELRTCTQGR
- a CDS encoding DEAD/DEAH box helicase: MSATAQLLEAVRKEARPGIWSNGVNLARAGAVSLQAQTASEIELRVKAAGRPVALTVILYPNDEAWECDCPGRVDPCEHVVAAAISIQQAEKQDTPMEATANKWSRVVYRFSRASGGLELHRALAHADGTEEPLEDSLAALLARPAQAAKLQVEQSDLLADRLLERRTRGALPPERLDALLQVLQQARNVLLDGRPVAVSEEVVFPRAVAEDRGAQLVVTVTRDPRVTEVVSPGVALCGDALARLGETSMTGPWLQNLPIVRTFAPEQMGEISSKVLPDLGRRMPVEVRSRRLPPIDREMKPRILLELNQLESGLSILPTLVYGAPPSVRVDNGRMVYLRGAVPLRDEAAEQRLIHQLRDELNLVPGRRVTVQGQEMVRWADKLRRWRGDLAGDSAGVVSPDVKLRPSLQVESTSGPGMPEVRFTLEFQVEGGKGETQSVDAAAVIRAWTEGLGLVPLDGGGWAPLPRAWLDKHGQRVADLLAARQADGKVSNHALPELGALCESLEQPPPPGLDRLAPMVEGFEKLPPPVLPPDLSATLRHYQQQGVSWLGFLRGAGLGGILADDMGLGKTLQTICVLGPRSLVVCPTSVLPNWAAELKRFRPSLKVCVYHGPGRALDEAADVTLTTYSILRLDAAVLGGRTWEAVVLDEAQAIKNPESQVSRSAFGLKANFRLALSGTPLENRLEELWSLMHFTNPGLLGGRRQFEDRTARPITEGNAEAAERLRKRIRPFVLRRLKRDVAPELPPRTESVMHVSLDERERSVYDAVMAATRKEVVALLNEGGSVLKALEALLRLRQAACHPALVPGQQANTSSKVQTLVEALGTAVSDGHKALVFSQWTSLLDLVEPHFKAAGIPFERLDGSTPNRGEITSRFQSPEGAPVLLMSLKAGGTGLNLTAADHVFLMDPWWNPAVEAQAADRAHRIGQERPVMVYRLVSQGTVEERILGLQEKKRALFEAALSEASAATAITREDLLELFS
- a CDS encoding SDR family NAD(P)-dependent oxidoreductase, with translation MTEMPYRTALVTGASSGLGRGLALWFGKRGVKVYAAARRHDNLEALAREARVTGADIEPVALDVSQAEPTLERIRALDDACGGLDLVVANAGVGGQTDARHFPWEHAKRIIDVNVTGAVATLSAVLPRMVERNRGHLVGVSSLASCRGLPQNAAYSASKAFLNTFLESLRVDLQGTRVRVTCIKPGFVKTEMTAGIRHVMPFLLESEPAVELMGRAISRGAAEYGFPWPMDRAVGLTKLVPNFLFDAVASRVL
- the cglD gene encoding adventurous gliding motility lipoprotein CglD, translating into MTDAGSSTPDAGTATDAGTTTDAGSSTPDSGTTTDAGTATDAGTATDAGTTTDAGTTTDAGTTTDAGTTTDAGSPAQDAGHPDDPRAPERDLDCDGLSNGQEYSVIYLGGLKTHPVSDDTDQDGVPDGVEVGITAGVDPRCASVPVDTDPSTRTHPVVADTDGDGLKDGQEDSNRNGRVDPGETDPQAFDTDGDGLFDGLELKVTHTNPLARDTDGDTCADGSEDADRDGVVDLGETNPNDASDCGPNRAPDADRDGLPDSIEDATGTNKLNPDTDGDGLKDGLEDRNHDGHVGPNETDPREKDSDCDGLLDGPDQGSFRGEDLNANGTRDAAGETDPIRPDTDLDGILDGVERGIATAAAPDSTCGYSGDADPSTTTDAANADSDADGIPDGAEDTNQNGRKDPGELDPRDGSDGASNTLPGQACAPQNLRQVTFKDDNGGDIRVALRPSFQEVRQLLVGGNGRGFIGYDDTHKVAFIAYRRGQAGSSTTPMGDEAYVRGQFSPAVASTTVTTQTFTTWDNHAAVLARYDQPATTNLRDYANAVANTLVGSGAGVLSGGAGVSGPYKIQAQYVHRSNQSVVVVLAITPANRFVEPGLFVMGDTAGGSALAQFGDTDALQCEVFTPGNGMTDFLFVVDDSGSMETSQSALGNAATAVANRLANSQLDWRIGMVTTSYTQTGYGIPNAGVFRGFTRDINQFKAWLQKDAPCPDTTQGCWVGVSGSADEMSLHSTRGAVEYMTNASTPTDKKYRPGARLVVIILTDVRDTNDSTPVSTYIDYFKGANPTGQLIPMHGIICDAAGGECYPGEPVHDQRHVEVIQATGGITGSIRSATSIQNTINTIMDSTIAASGYRTLKPPIGASMRVAVESVLDPSQCNASDLPRSRVNGFDVDGVSQALAFYGACRPSVAGVTKAAISYRYWTDRTPNKDGTPPPCSTDMAYYDPREPDFCRGTLACDLSTGQCACPSDCGGGGSPGKVCNTDPAVCAFTCPTDCNGLCGRFEECNPNTCACQCVQSATCQPGMRFDPAACACVCDTAALECGPTYQADPNACACVCKPDCGGCGPDQQCNADLCQCEASGVASLGASALTCLNPLSASSMGR
- a CDS encoding heme-degrading domain-containing protein, whose amino-acid sequence is MSGPLEQLLEEEEALQFDHLSHEDALALGLRLLERARRDRLPVVVDVTLAGRCVLQCALPGSRPDNHDWVRRKRNTVNRFWHSSYYMGRYYASKGTSLADKPYLDPAEYADHGGGFPLLLRGTGCIGSITVSGLPQEEDHALVVGVLREWLAGQTRRDT
- a CDS encoding alpha/beta fold hydrolase; protein product: MTALEKNNVKVFGNGGKALIFAHGYGCDQRVWRFMTPAFQDEYKIVLFDHVGSGGSALSAYSRIRYSSLKGYADDVLELCHELALTDVLFVGHSVSAMIGVLAAIKEPARFDKLVLIGPSPRYINDINYIGGFSQGDIEGLLDSLDSNYLGWSSTMARVIMGNPARPELSEDLANSFCRMKPDIAKHFARVTFLSDNRADLPKLKTQSLILQCSEDVIAPEVVGRYLHQNLANSRLRVLEATGHCPHLSAPEETVAAIRTFL
- a CDS encoding PAS domain-containing hybrid sensor histidine kinase/response regulator, whose amino-acid sequence is MEESAEELYDTAPCGHVSTRPDGTLVKLNQTFLTWTGYPREELLSGRRFQELLTVGCQIFYETYYVPLLRMQGFANEINLELKHKDGHSLSFLLNAIQKKDANGRPLSNQIALFHLVDRKKYERELLLARKKAEEAIKIKTDFVSMISHEIRTPLNAIIGISNLLRDTHLSPQQEEYARILSFSSGSLLNLINNILDFNKMDAGKVTLEERSFDVRQLIYDTVYGLGLQAEEKNLALRLELDERVPAYVVGDPLKLGQILTNLLSNAIKFTEKGAITVELRLGELFSDSAALEFRVTDTGIGIARDRLPRIFEEFTQASYDINLKYGGTGLGLTISQKLLELYGTRMDVESEPGRGSCFSFRLRLGIGQEARESERTAETVPNEQSLQGRRVLVAEDNEVNVFVLTRFLRKWNIDFDVVGNGRRALERITERDYDLVLMDLQMPELDGFEATRLIRNLPSERLNRLPIIALSASARISLGDRLVSAGFTDFIGKPFRPEELFTKITLYGFQPSPATAANRSEEERDQRQGVDPARSPPGFSLEKFRRLTADDRQALVELSAITIKSYEAYKHEFQEALETGNLEKFDFHAHKIKVTLELMQAHALKAALQQGKKLLAEKERAPDRIHAVLHTIQCELDAMIRALEEVRKE